The following coding sequences lie in one Cannabis sativa cultivar Pink pepper isolate KNU-18-1 chromosome 5, ASM2916894v1, whole genome shotgun sequence genomic window:
- the LOC115717131 gene encoding mitochondrial aspartate-glutamate transporter AGC1 isoform X2, protein MAGGNKPLRGDQASIKYCWNTVKQSPSELAGFDREEYASTLSNCIDKRWGKEFDSKTREILSMGELFSAAGRIWDYASCPLTSLQNDSCPNDSGNKSELFFGDLDREGNSVLPTSARFSADIRTASETPKVQPILDFMKVTQKISASEPSSENRTHSLFWRLLQTGAKKHNEPWRQQGLASVEISYELENIYGWMKQLSFAGSSNSIKVNESENRYSKYITLGDIINSTDGYISGDTTIPANKLGGACADSNASSSKPCNLSSFKDAKSDKYIRSFLYADYVLRDVLEEDSSISRTSFSNLNADYYTNSLVSDSVTLEEYGSIAEDNQVLDTKRKEPEMLVSKDSLKEVTTSASRKPHLTLAKQEHAFAGAFAGIFVSLCLHPVDTVKTVVQSCSAGQKSVFWIGRSIISDRGLTGLYRGITTNIASSAPISAIYTFTYESVKGSLLPFFPKEYYSLAHCVAGGCASIATSFVFTPSERIKQQMQVGTHYNNSWSAFIGIVQKGGLRSLYNGWGAVLCRNIPHSIIKFYTYESLKRLTLSSLPSGTQPNTLQTLFCGGLAGTTAAFFTTPFDVVKTRLQTQIPGSTSQYGSVIHALYEIGKHEGLKGLYRGLAPRLVMYMSQGALFFASYEFLKKLYYLEMPQPETERIQNQQSMDDDTVVLSSSSSSSSSSSQTSSPASFPQKLYSLRSS, encoded by the exons ATGGCAGGGGGCAATAAGCCTCTCAGGGGTGATCAAGCTTCAATCAAATACTGTTGGAACACAGTAAAGCAGTCACCATCTGAGCTTGCTGGTTTTGATCGTGAGGAATATGCCTCGACTCTCTCTAACTGTATTGATAAAAGATGGGGTAAAGAATTTGACTCCAAAACTCGTGAAATATTGAGTATGGGCGAACTCTTCTCAGCAGCCGGCCGGATATGGGATTATGCCAGTTGTCCTCTTACTTCTTTGCAAAATGATTCATGTCCCAATGACAGTGGCAATAAGAGTGAGCTTTTCTTTGGTGATTTAGATAGGGAAGGAAACAGTGTGTTACCTACTTCAGCAAGGTTCTCTGCTGATATAAGGACTGCTAGTGAGACTCCAAAAGTGCAAccaattttagattttatgAAAGTAACCCAAAAGATATCAGCTTCTGAACCTTCTAGTGAAAACCGTACACATTCATTGTTTTGGAGGTTACTGCAGACTGGTGCAAAGAAGCATAATGAACCTTGGAGACAACAGGGACTTGCAAGTGTTGAAATCTCatatgaattggaaaatatatatGGATGGATGAAACAACTATCTTTTGCTGGATCAAGTAATTCAATCAAAGTCAATGAATCTGAAAACAGATATAGTAAGTATATCACTCTAGGAGATATTATTAACTCAACAGATGGCTACATTTCAGGAGATACAACTATACCTGCAAATAAGTTGGGTGGTGCCTGTGCTGATAGTAATGCCAGTTCAAGCAAACCTTGTAATTTATCATCATTTAAAGATGCAAAGTCAGACAAATATATAAGATCCTTTTTGTATGCAGATTACGTCCTCAGGGATGTCCTTGAGGAAGACAGTAGTATTTCAAGGACTAGCTTCTCTAATTTAAATGCTGACTATTATACAAACTCTCTAGTTTCTGATAGTGTTACGCTTGAAGAATATGGGTCCATCGCTGAGGATAATCAAGTGCTTGACACCAAAAGAAAAGAACCTGAAATGTTGGTCAGTAAAGATTCACTTAAGGAGGTCACTACATCAGCATCTCGAAAGCCCCATTTGACGCTTGCTAAGCAAGAGCATGCCTTTGCAGGGGCATTTGCTGGAATATTTGTCAGCCTTTGTCTTCATCCTGTTGATACAGTTAAGACTGTTGTTCAGTCTTGCAGTGCGGGGCAGAAGTCTGTATTCTGGATTGGAAGATCAATTATTTCTGATAGAG GTTTGACTGGACTTTATCGAGGAATTACCACTAATATTGCATCTTCAGCTCCAATCTCCGCCATCTACACATTCACTTATGAATCTGTTAAAGGGTCTTTGCTTCCTTTTTTCCCAAAA GAATATTACTCTCTTGCACATTGTGTGGCAGGTGGGTGTGCAAGCATTGCTACTTCTTTTGTTTTTACTCCTAGCGAGCGTATAAAGCAGCAGATGCAAGTAGGAACTCACTACAATAACTCTTG GAGTGCATTTATTGGAATAGTTCAAAAGGGAGGTTTGCGTTCTTTGTATAATGGGTGGGGAGCTGTACTTTGCAGGAACATACCCCATTCGATTATAAAG TTTTACACATATGAAAGCTTGAAGCGATTGACGTTGTCGTCATTACCATCTGGCACTCAACCCAACACGCTACAAACG CTATTTTGTGGAGGACTAGCTGGAACCACTGCTGCTTTTTTTACGACTCCATTTGATGTGGTAAAGACAAGGCTACAAACACAG ATTCCAGGGTCCACAAGCCAATACGGTAGTGTGATTCATGCCCTTTATGAAATAGGAAAGCATGAAGGTTTAAAGGGCCTTTACAG GGGACTGGCTCCAAGATTGGTTATGTATATGTCTCAAGGAGCACTCTTCTTTGCATCATATGAATTTCTCAAGAAATTGTATTACTTGGAGATGCCACAGCCCGAGACTGAAAGAATACAAAACcaacaaagcatggatgatgACACAGTTGtactatcatcatcatcatcatcatcatcatcatcttcccaAACATCATCACCAGCTTCTTTTCCACAAAAGCTTTACAGTTTGCGTTCATCATGA
- the LOC115717131 gene encoding mitochondrial aspartate-glutamate transporter AGC1 isoform X1, with product MAGGNKPLRGDQASIKYCWNTVKQSPSELAGFDREEYASTLSNCIDKRWGKEFDSKTREILSMGELFSAAGRIWDYASCPLTSLQNDSCPNDSGNKSELFFGDLDREGNSVLPTSARFSADIRTASETPKVQPILDFMKVTQKISASEPSSENRTHSLFWRLLQTGAKKHNEPWRQQGLASVEISYELENIYGWMKQLSFAGSSNSIKVNESENRYSKYITLGDIINSTDGYISGDTTIPANKLGGACADSNASSSKPCNLSSFKDAKSDKYIRSFLYADYVLRDVLEEDSSISRTSFSNLNADYYTNSLVSDSVTLEEYGSIAEDNQVLDTKRKEPEMLVSKDSLKEVTTSASRKPHLTLAKQEHAFAGAFAGIFVSLCLHPVDTVKTVVQSCSAGQKSVFWIGRSIISDRGLTGLYRGITTNIASSAPISAIYTFTYESVKGSLLPFFPKEYYSLAHCVAGGCASIATSFVFTPSERIKQQMQVGTHYNNSWSAFIGIVQKGGLRSLYNGWGAVLCRNIPHSIIKFYTYESLKRLTLSSLPSGTQPNTLQTLFCGGLAGTTAAFFTTPFDVVKTRLQTQIPGSTSQYGSVIHALYEIGKHEGLKGLYSPIIRGLAPRLVMYMSQGALFFASYEFLKKLYYLEMPQPETERIQNQQSMDDDTVVLSSSSSSSSSSSQTSSPASFPQKLYSLRSS from the exons ATGGCAGGGGGCAATAAGCCTCTCAGGGGTGATCAAGCTTCAATCAAATACTGTTGGAACACAGTAAAGCAGTCACCATCTGAGCTTGCTGGTTTTGATCGTGAGGAATATGCCTCGACTCTCTCTAACTGTATTGATAAAAGATGGGGTAAAGAATTTGACTCCAAAACTCGTGAAATATTGAGTATGGGCGAACTCTTCTCAGCAGCCGGCCGGATATGGGATTATGCCAGTTGTCCTCTTACTTCTTTGCAAAATGATTCATGTCCCAATGACAGTGGCAATAAGAGTGAGCTTTTCTTTGGTGATTTAGATAGGGAAGGAAACAGTGTGTTACCTACTTCAGCAAGGTTCTCTGCTGATATAAGGACTGCTAGTGAGACTCCAAAAGTGCAAccaattttagattttatgAAAGTAACCCAAAAGATATCAGCTTCTGAACCTTCTAGTGAAAACCGTACACATTCATTGTTTTGGAGGTTACTGCAGACTGGTGCAAAGAAGCATAATGAACCTTGGAGACAACAGGGACTTGCAAGTGTTGAAATCTCatatgaattggaaaatatatatGGATGGATGAAACAACTATCTTTTGCTGGATCAAGTAATTCAATCAAAGTCAATGAATCTGAAAACAGATATAGTAAGTATATCACTCTAGGAGATATTATTAACTCAACAGATGGCTACATTTCAGGAGATACAACTATACCTGCAAATAAGTTGGGTGGTGCCTGTGCTGATAGTAATGCCAGTTCAAGCAAACCTTGTAATTTATCATCATTTAAAGATGCAAAGTCAGACAAATATATAAGATCCTTTTTGTATGCAGATTACGTCCTCAGGGATGTCCTTGAGGAAGACAGTAGTATTTCAAGGACTAGCTTCTCTAATTTAAATGCTGACTATTATACAAACTCTCTAGTTTCTGATAGTGTTACGCTTGAAGAATATGGGTCCATCGCTGAGGATAATCAAGTGCTTGACACCAAAAGAAAAGAACCTGAAATGTTGGTCAGTAAAGATTCACTTAAGGAGGTCACTACATCAGCATCTCGAAAGCCCCATTTGACGCTTGCTAAGCAAGAGCATGCCTTTGCAGGGGCATTTGCTGGAATATTTGTCAGCCTTTGTCTTCATCCTGTTGATACAGTTAAGACTGTTGTTCAGTCTTGCAGTGCGGGGCAGAAGTCTGTATTCTGGATTGGAAGATCAATTATTTCTGATAGAG GTTTGACTGGACTTTATCGAGGAATTACCACTAATATTGCATCTTCAGCTCCAATCTCCGCCATCTACACATTCACTTATGAATCTGTTAAAGGGTCTTTGCTTCCTTTTTTCCCAAAA GAATATTACTCTCTTGCACATTGTGTGGCAGGTGGGTGTGCAAGCATTGCTACTTCTTTTGTTTTTACTCCTAGCGAGCGTATAAAGCAGCAGATGCAAGTAGGAACTCACTACAATAACTCTTG GAGTGCATTTATTGGAATAGTTCAAAAGGGAGGTTTGCGTTCTTTGTATAATGGGTGGGGAGCTGTACTTTGCAGGAACATACCCCATTCGATTATAAAG TTTTACACATATGAAAGCTTGAAGCGATTGACGTTGTCGTCATTACCATCTGGCACTCAACCCAACACGCTACAAACG CTATTTTGTGGAGGACTAGCTGGAACCACTGCTGCTTTTTTTACGACTCCATTTGATGTGGTAAAGACAAGGCTACAAACACAG ATTCCAGGGTCCACAAGCCAATACGGTAGTGTGATTCATGCCCTTTATGAAATAGGAAAGCATGAAGGTTTAAAGGGCCTTTACAG TCCTATTATTAGGGGACTGGCTCCAAGATTGGTTATGTATATGTCTCAAGGAGCACTCTTCTTTGCATCATATGAATTTCTCAAGAAATTGTATTACTTGGAGATGCCACAGCCCGAGACTGAAAGAATACAAAACcaacaaagcatggatgatgACACAGTTGtactatcatcatcatcatcatcatcatcatcatcttcccaAACATCATCACCAGCTTCTTTTCCACAAAAGCTTTACAGTTTGCGTTCATCATGA